A DNA window from Maribellus comscasis contains the following coding sequences:
- a CDS encoding glycosyl hydrolase: protein MRKIFFLFILFASGFQLLAQQPDWPETTNVTQPWTRWWWHGSTVNPGGLTANMEQLQEIGLGGVEITPIYDVKGYENEAISFLSDQWMEMLEYTLKEGDRLNLGVDLANASGWPFGGPWIGAEDACKNLHFKQFTLNGGEQLKEKVEFIQEPMVRAIGHRLDISEIKFPISSNPNLQELALEQVRFEKPLPLQALMAYNKTGEVIDLTEKVSTGGTLNWTAPEGTWNLYAVFQGWHGKMVERAGTGGEGNVIDHFSEAAADKFLKIFDEAAKDADVNSIRTFFNDSYEVDDASGESDWTPLLFEEFKNRRGYDLKNHLPALFGNDSEEMNNRVLCDYRETISDLLLDRFTKVWADWAKKYDAGIRNQAHGSPANILDLYAASDIPETEGTNPMRIKMATSAAHVSGKPLVSCEASTWLDEHFLANLGTVKQNLDRYFANGVNHIFYHGTPYSPVDEKWPGWMFYAAVHFAPTNSWWPDFKAINEYVTRSQSFLQIATPDNDILMYFPIYDTWSEQGRSRLPHFGGSFEPLTKELSEYLLQRGYTFDYISDKQIQELEITNGEIKAPGANYKTIVVPKCNHIPLATMQKLVDLVNTGATIIFQENLPKDVPGFYDVEERQMAFQKIKESIHFESLGGVLVDEMGSGKCLTGENIDALLSNAGVFPEEMAQVGLWFNRVKRDDGTCYFISNWSDKKVDQWITVQSAGDEAALFNPMNQEIGKAKIQKMNEKQSRVYLQLEPGETVVLQWYSDEIDIEDYPLWNIPVEKTVLKGEWTVSFLKGGPTLPDSYTTTSLNSWTEHSEEHEKFSGTGVYELSFKRPDESATAFLLDLGKVCESATIVLNGEKMGTVVGPEYQLVIDASKLEDVNKLEVQVSNLMANRIIDLDKRGVNYKKFYNVNFAARKRENVGKDGLFTAANWEPLESGLIGPVTLTPVTKKMVEIE from the coding sequence ATGAGAAAGATATTTTTTTTATTCATTTTGTTTGCAAGTGGTTTTCAATTGCTTGCACAACAGCCCGATTGGCCGGAAACAACAAACGTAACACAACCCTGGACGCGTTGGTGGTGGCACGGAAGTACAGTTAATCCGGGTGGTCTTACCGCTAACATGGAACAATTGCAGGAAATTGGATTGGGTGGTGTTGAAATCACTCCGATTTATGATGTAAAAGGATACGAAAATGAAGCCATTTCATTCTTGTCGGATCAGTGGATGGAGATGCTGGAATATACATTAAAAGAGGGCGATCGGCTCAATTTAGGAGTCGATTTAGCAAACGCTTCGGGCTGGCCTTTTGGAGGCCCGTGGATTGGCGCTGAAGATGCTTGTAAAAATTTACACTTTAAACAGTTTACTCTAAATGGTGGGGAGCAGCTAAAAGAAAAAGTTGAATTTATTCAGGAGCCTATGGTGCGTGCCATCGGGCATCGGCTTGATATTTCAGAAATAAAGTTTCCCATCAGTAGTAATCCAAACTTGCAGGAATTGGCTTTAGAGCAGGTTCGTTTTGAAAAGCCGCTTCCTTTACAGGCATTAATGGCTTATAACAAGACAGGAGAAGTTATAGATCTAACGGAAAAAGTTTCAACCGGCGGGACATTAAACTGGACTGCGCCTGAAGGAACCTGGAATTTGTATGCTGTTTTTCAGGGTTGGCACGGAAAAATGGTGGAGCGGGCAGGTACCGGCGGCGAAGGAAATGTGATTGACCATTTTTCGGAAGCAGCAGCTGATAAATTTCTCAAAATATTTGACGAGGCTGCTAAAGATGCTGACGTAAATTCAATAAGAACATTTTTTAATGACTCGTATGAAGTAGATGATGCCAGTGGAGAATCGGACTGGACACCACTGCTTTTTGAAGAGTTTAAAAACAGACGGGGATATGATTTAAAAAACCATTTACCGGCATTGTTTGGAAACGATTCAGAAGAGATGAACAACCGTGTATTGTGTGACTATCGCGAAACCATTTCCGATTTGTTGCTTGACAGATTTACAAAAGTGTGGGCCGATTGGGCCAAAAAATATGATGCCGGTATTCGTAACCAGGCACACGGCTCGCCTGCTAATATTCTCGATTTGTATGCTGCCAGCGATATTCCCGAAACAGAAGGAACTAATCCGATGCGCATAAAAATGGCTACTTCGGCAGCACATGTGTCAGGCAAACCATTGGTTTCCTGCGAAGCATCTACTTGGCTCGATGAACATTTTCTGGCAAACCTGGGAACAGTGAAACAAAATCTCGATCGTTATTTTGCCAATGGCGTCAACCATATTTTTTACCACGGAACACCCTATTCTCCGGTAGATGAAAAATGGCCGGGATGGATGTTTTATGCTGCGGTTCATTTTGCTCCAACAAATTCGTGGTGGCCCGATTTTAAAGCCATCAACGAATATGTTACCCGTAGCCAGTCTTTTTTACAGATCGCAACACCCGATAACGATATTTTAATGTATTTCCCAATTTATGATACTTGGTCGGAGCAGGGAAGAAGCAGATTGCCGCATTTTGGCGGATCTTTCGAGCCGCTTACAAAAGAGCTCAGTGAATACTTATTGCAAAGAGGATATACATTCGATTATATTTCTGATAAACAGATTCAGGAATTAGAAATAACAAATGGCGAAATTAAAGCTCCGGGAGCCAATTATAAAACCATTGTTGTTCCGAAGTGCAATCATATTCCACTGGCCACTATGCAAAAATTAGTTGATTTAGTGAATACCGGAGCAACCATTATTTTTCAGGAGAATTTACCAAAGGATGTACCAGGATTTTACGATGTTGAAGAACGACAAATGGCTTTTCAAAAAATAAAAGAATCCATTCATTTTGAAAGTTTAGGTGGAGTACTTGTGGATGAAATGGGTAGCGGAAAGTGCTTAACCGGCGAAAACATTGACGCCTTGCTTTCCAACGCAGGTGTTTTTCCCGAAGAAATGGCCCAGGTAGGGCTATGGTTCAATCGGGTAAAAAGAGACGATGGAACATGTTATTTTATCAGTAACTGGAGTGATAAAAAGGTTGACCAATGGATAACAGTCCAGTCAGCTGGTGATGAAGCAGCATTGTTTAATCCAATGAATCAGGAGATTGGAAAAGCGAAAATTCAAAAAATGAACGAAAAACAATCTCGCGTATATCTTCAGCTTGAACCCGGTGAAACAGTTGTTTTACAATGGTATTCAGATGAAATTGATATTGAAGATTATCCGCTTTGGAATATTCCTGTTGAAAAGACAGTTTTGAAAGGCGAATGGACTGTTTCATTTCTAAAGGGTGGTCCCACACTTCCGGATTCCTATACAACTACCAGTTTAAATTCGTGGACAGAGCATTCTGAAGAACATGAAAAATTCTCGGGAACGGGTGTTTACGAGTTATCGTTTAAAAGACCCGATGAATCAGCAACGGCATTTTTGCTCGATTTGGGAAAAGTTTGTGAATCGGCTACAATCGTTTTAAATGGAGAAAAAATGGGAACAGTAGTTGGTCCGGAATATCAGTTGGTTATTGATGCATCAAAATTAGAGGATGTAAACAAGCTGGAAGTACAGGTTTCAAATCTGATGGCGAATCGTATTATCGATCTGGATAAACGTGGTGTAAATTATAAGAAATTTTACAATGTCAACTTTGCAGCGCGAAAACGTGAAAACGTGGGTAAAGACGGTTTGTTTACAGCAGCTAACTGGGAACCACTGGAATCAGGCCTTATCGGACCGGTAACGTTAACTCCTGTCACAAAAAAGATGGTGGAGATAGAATAG
- a CDS encoding rhamnogalacturonidase: protein MQTKYLFTGLFIFLIFSLQAQETSFNGLYNVKNYGASGNGSQVETEFINAAINDAAENGGGTVYFPAGKYLCFSIRLKSNIQLHIGQGATIIAANMDDVEGEYDAPEPNIWGDSLKYQDFGHSHFHNSLIWGENLENISIVGPGLIWGKGLQKWGNPKPGLGNKSISLKLCRNVILRDFSILHGGHFGILATGVDNLTIDNLKIDTNRDAIDVDCCRHVRISNCSLNTPNDDALVLKSSFALGYAAPTENITITNCAVFGFDEGTFLDGTYQQTQKQAPDRGSVTGRIKFGTESNGAFRNITISNCTFEHCRGLALETVDGAVLEDITVSNIVMKDILNAPFFLRLGRRMRGPDELEVGTFRRILVDNVIVHSSSPRYGSMLMGIPGHDIEDVVFSNIWIRIDGGAPESQALIEVPELEDGYPDPRNFGEIPAYGFFIRHVQNIQMNNITLEFENTDMRPVFILDDVKGADFQNVKAESAEGVPVFRLKNVTDFSIHSVNKIKDQHFTKVKDLAL, encoded by the coding sequence ATGCAAACAAAATATCTATTTACAGGCCTATTTATTTTTCTCATTTTTTCGTTACAAGCACAGGAGACTTCTTTTAATGGATTGTACAACGTAAAAAATTATGGTGCTTCCGGCAACGGAAGCCAGGTTGAAACTGAGTTTATAAATGCAGCAATTAATGATGCAGCTGAAAATGGTGGTGGAACGGTGTATTTCCCGGCCGGAAAATACCTGTGTTTTTCCATTCGCTTAAAAAGTAATATTCAATTACATATTGGCCAGGGAGCAACAATTATAGCTGCAAACATGGATGATGTTGAAGGAGAATATGATGCACCCGAACCCAATATATGGGGTGATTCATTAAAATACCAGGATTTTGGGCACAGTCATTTTCACAACAGCCTGATTTGGGGTGAAAACCTTGAAAATATTTCAATTGTCGGGCCCGGATTAATTTGGGGGAAAGGTTTACAAAAATGGGGTAATCCAAAACCTGGACTTGGAAATAAATCCATAAGTTTAAAGTTATGCAGGAATGTAATTTTAAGGGATTTTTCGATATTACATGGAGGCCATTTTGGAATTTTGGCAACCGGAGTTGATAATCTTACCATCGACAATCTCAAAATTGATACAAACCGCGATGCCATTGATGTAGATTGCTGCAGGCATGTTCGAATATCAAATTGCTCGTTAAATACTCCCAACGATGATGCGCTGGTGCTAAAAAGCTCATTTGCACTTGGCTATGCGGCACCTACTGAAAATATTACCATAACCAATTGCGCCGTTTTTGGTTTCGATGAAGGAACATTCCTTGATGGAACCTATCAACAAACGCAAAAGCAGGCACCCGATCGGGGTTCTGTAACCGGGAGAATCAAATTTGGCACGGAATCAAACGGAGCTTTTAGAAACATTACCATTTCAAACTGTACGTTTGAACATTGCCGCGGTTTAGCGCTGGAAACTGTTGATGGCGCGGTTTTAGAGGACATAACGGTTTCTAATATTGTTATGAAGGACATTCTGAACGCACCTTTCTTTTTAAGGCTGGGAAGACGGATGCGCGGCCCGGATGAGCTTGAGGTAGGTACCTTTAGACGAATTCTGGTTGATAATGTAATCGTACACAGTTCCAGTCCACGATATGGCTCAATGTTGATGGGAATACCGGGTCATGATATTGAAGATGTTGTATTTTCAAATATCTGGATTCGAATAGATGGCGGAGCACCTGAAAGTCAGGCATTAATTGAGGTTCCTGAATTGGAAGACGGTTATCCTGATCCTAGAAATTTTGGTGAAATTCCTGCTTATGGATTTTTTATTCGCCATGTGCAAAACATTCAAATGAATAATATTACTCTTGAATTTGAAAACACAGACATGCGTCCTGTTTTTATTTTGGATGACGTAAAAGGGGCTGATTTTCAAAATGTAAAAGCTGAATCAGCGGAAGGAGTTCCGGTTTTTAGGCTAAAAAACGTAACGGATTTTTCTATCCATAGTGTAAATAAAATCAAAGATCAGCATTTCACCAAAGTGAAAGATTTAGCGTTATAA
- a CDS encoding glycoside hydrolase family 28 protein yields MNTLKLIVGLLMFVLSFDGKQTNNDKKWEQIYSVIKNMEEPSFANKEFDIIDFGAVADGKTLSTEAINKTIETCNKQGGGKVIVTGGVFLTGAVHLKSNVNLVVEKGATLKFSTNPKDYLPLVQTRWEGNDCYNYSPLIYANNQTNIAITGEGTIDGQADAEHWWPWKGFRRRGDTVEPKPSQLDPEGRPLLTKWDNTNTPLLERKMGEGHYLRPQLINFIFCKNVKIENVTLLNSPFWVIHPLLSENIIVRGVTINSHGPNSDGCDPESCKNVLIEDCVFDTGDDCIALKSGRNFDGRRANVPIENVLIRNCIMKDGHGGVVMGSEISAGCKNIFAENCEMSSPNLERAIRIKTNNHRGGVTDGVYIRNLKVGQVREAVAKINCSYDPREGQGEFPPMVKNVYVSNVTSQKSEYGLSLMGIKGENCVENIWISDSRFSGVESGNKIDFVKKLNLNNLYINGEKTTY; encoded by the coding sequence ATGAATACACTTAAATTAATAGTCGGTTTGTTAATGTTTGTTCTGTCTTTTGACGGGAAACAAACCAATAACGATAAAAAATGGGAGCAAATCTACTCCGTGATCAAAAATATGGAGGAACCTTCATTTGCCAACAAAGAATTTGATATTATTGATTTTGGTGCAGTTGCCGATGGTAAAACATTAAGCACAGAAGCGATTAATAAAACCATAGAAACCTGCAATAAACAGGGCGGTGGAAAAGTGATTGTTACAGGAGGCGTTTTTCTTACCGGTGCAGTTCATCTAAAAAGTAATGTAAACCTGGTGGTTGAAAAAGGTGCAACGCTTAAATTTTCCACAAATCCAAAAGACTATTTACCATTGGTGCAAACTCGATGGGAAGGAAATGATTGCTACAACTATTCACCGCTGATTTATGCGAATAATCAAACCAATATCGCGATAACCGGTGAAGGTACAATCGACGGACAAGCTGACGCGGAACACTGGTGGCCATGGAAAGGATTTAGAAGAAGAGGCGACACAGTTGAACCTAAACCAAGTCAGTTGGATCCGGAAGGTCGCCCGTTGCTCACCAAATGGGACAATACAAACACTCCGCTTTTGGAAAGGAAAATGGGAGAGGGGCATTATCTCAGGCCACAATTGATAAATTTTATTTTCTGCAAAAATGTAAAAATTGAAAATGTAACTCTTTTGAATTCTCCATTTTGGGTTATTCATCCGCTATTGTCTGAAAATATTATTGTACGCGGAGTTACCATAAATAGTCATGGCCCCAATTCTGACGGATGCGATCCGGAATCGTGTAAAAATGTATTGATTGAAGACTGTGTTTTTGATACCGGCGATGATTGTATCGCGCTTAAATCGGGACGTAACTTTGATGGACGCCGGGCAAATGTACCCATCGAAAATGTTTTAATTCGGAATTGTATAATGAAAGACGGACACGGAGGAGTTGTAATGGGAAGCGAGATTTCCGCTGGTTGCAAAAATATTTTTGCTGAAAATTGTGAAATGAGCAGTCCTAACCTGGAGCGCGCCATCAGAATAAAAACCAACAATCATCGCGGTGGTGTTACCGACGGAGTTTACATTCGAAATCTTAAAGTAGGACAAGTGCGGGAAGCAGTAGCTAAAATCAACTGTTCTTACGATCCGCGTGAAGGACAAGGGGAATTCCCACCAATGGTTAAGAATGTCTATGTTTCCAATGTTACTTCCCAAAAGTCAGAATATGGATTGAGTTTAATGGGAATAAAAGGTGAAAATTGTGTGGAGAATATTTGGATTAGTGATAGCAGGTTTTCAGGCGTTGAGAGCGGAAACAAAATTGACTTTGTGAAAAAATTGAATCTGAACAACTTATATATCAATGGTGAAAAAACAACTTATTAA
- a CDS encoding family 43 glycosylhydrolase, with amino-acid sequence MNNQANFIRILILLIAFSFGTTAFGQKKADKPLFRDPVYDGAADPVVIFNKAENKWFMFYTNRRAKGNISGGVKWVHGTRIGIAESSDGGATWTYRDTCNINYRPTAEYSHWAPEVIKYDGVYHMYLTYVPGIFEDWNHDRYIIHLTSKNLLDWDFESKLDLASDRCIDACVYQLPNGNWRLFYNNERDGKSMYYADSPDLYQWKDSGKKVVGDEGGEGPKVFEWKGKYWMVVDNWHGLGVYFSGDLETWTRQPGNILEQPGKGEDDKDMGRHPDVVVNNNKAYIFYFTHPGRGEDSKDRSPHQMRRSSIQVAELEYINRKLACDRDKPVFIDLKPSN; translated from the coding sequence ATGAATAACCAAGCCAACTTTATACGTATATTGATTCTCCTGATAGCATTTAGTTTTGGGACTACAGCATTTGGCCAGAAAAAAGCTGATAAGCCACTTTTTCGCGATCCGGTGTACGATGGCGCAGCCGATCCGGTAGTTATTTTTAATAAAGCAGAAAACAAGTGGTTTATGTTTTACACCAATCGACGGGCAAAAGGTAATATTTCCGGTGGTGTAAAATGGGTGCATGGAACTCGCATCGGAATAGCTGAATCATCCGACGGTGGCGCAACATGGACATATAGGGATACCTGCAATATAAATTACAGGCCAACAGCCGAATACTCGCATTGGGCACCCGAAGTTATCAAATACGATGGAGTATATCACATGTACCTCACCTATGTACCCGGTATTTTTGAGGACTGGAACCACGACCGTTATATTATTCATCTGACCAGCAAAAACCTGCTCGACTGGGATTTTGAATCCAAACTTGATTTGGCATCCGACCGCTGTATTGATGCTTGTGTTTACCAGCTTCCCAATGGAAACTGGCGGTTATTCTACAACAATGAGCGTGATGGAAAATCGATGTACTATGCCGATAGCCCTGATTTATATCAATGGAAAGACAGTGGTAAAAAAGTAGTTGGAGATGAAGGTGGAGAGGGGCCTAAAGTTTTTGAATGGAAAGGGAAATACTGGATGGTGGTTGATAACTGGCACGGTTTGGGAGTTTATTTTTCCGGCGATTTGGAGACTTGGACACGCCAGCCCGGTAATATTCTTGAACAACCGGGAAAAGGTGAAGACGATAAAGATATGGGAAGACATCCTGATGTAGTTGTAAATAATAACAAAGCGTATATTTTTTATTTTACCCATCCGGGAAGGGGAGAAGATAGTAAAGATAGATCTCCTCACCAAATGCGAAGAAGTTCCATTCAGGTGGCAGAGTTGGAATATATAAATAGAAAATTAGCATGCGATCGCGACAAACCGGTTTTTATTGACTTAAAGCCTTCCAATTAA
- a CDS encoding glycoside hydrolase family 2 protein, translating to MKIQSVRINGLIAILLFTVFCPSLAQTTQKEKLFLSGTDNQNTVTWDFFCTSGRKSGEWTTIEVPSHWEQQGFGEYDYGRDYRTYGKKHIYADETGIYKHNFVVPNSWENKEIFIVFEGSMTDTEVKINGQSAGPTHQGSFYRFRYNISDKVNFSKENELEVTVHKVSANASVNYAERNADYWIFGGIFRPVYLEAVPEEFIDRVAVSADAGGNFSVDVFPVNLKKKQTLRAEIFDANGKSVQTSQEQAGGKDSLVTISCKVDNPLLWTSETPNLYSVKVSLVDGSKIKYELTEKFGFRTVEIRESDGVYVNGTKVKFKGINRHVFWPETGRCVNPSIDLLDVQLMKEMNMNAVRCAHYPPNKSFLEYCDSLGLYVLDELAGWQNAYDTEVGSKLVREMVIRDVNHPSIVFWSNGNEGGTNKELDDDFAIYDPSDRPVIHAHHRPGNDYNGIDCNHYENYYSSKKLLEGPLIYMPTEFLHGQDDGGMAAGLGDFWELFWNSELSAGGFLWVFSDEGLVRTDLNGFVDVNRVNAPDGVVGPHREKEASFYAMREIFSPVKVELEKLSKDFDGVITVENRFHFTNLKDCNFEWQLVNFNTPHNRGAGHQIMKSGQIESPDIEPEKKGNLQLQLPADINNYDALYLNALDPFGKEIFSWSWKINGNTKPVEQLVVTDLSAEEKQRRDELRAAGIEEDNILPIEQQKGDVSEESSQVEFHENDDVIVLKASGISVAFSKKDGTIQGVGNDMGLPIPFNNGPVLVSGEAQLTGIKHFPSTKSHVVEMSYAGDLKKVTWTMYQSGWLEMNYEYQVEGEQYFTGISFNFPESDIIGAKWLGNGPRHVWKNRLQGGKLDVYERFYNNELPADNSWQYPEFKGYFSDVSWIEFNTDYGRFTVFANEEDLFVRLFSFYGISGPENYPVQPVGDLSFLDGIPPIGTKLAMGISNDTWNLGPGGELNNMEKPVKRTLFFYFGLLN from the coding sequence ATGAAAATACAATCAGTCAGAATAAATGGATTAATCGCAATTTTGCTATTTACCGTGTTTTGTCCATCACTTGCTCAAACAACACAAAAGGAAAAATTGTTTCTGTCCGGAACCGACAATCAAAACACAGTAACTTGGGATTTTTTTTGCACATCGGGGCGAAAAAGCGGCGAATGGACAACTATCGAAGTTCCTTCGCATTGGGAACAACAGGGATTTGGAGAATACGATTATGGCCGCGACTATCGTACGTATGGGAAGAAGCACATTTATGCGGATGAAACCGGTATTTACAAACACAATTTTGTTGTTCCGAATAGTTGGGAAAATAAAGAAATATTTATCGTTTTTGAAGGTTCCATGACTGACACAGAAGTGAAAATTAACGGACAGTCTGCCGGACCAACTCACCAGGGATCATTTTATCGTTTCAGGTACAATATTTCCGATAAGGTAAATTTTAGTAAGGAAAATGAACTGGAGGTTACTGTTCATAAAGTTTCAGCCAATGCATCAGTAAATTATGCCGAGAGGAATGCCGATTACTGGATTTTTGGTGGCATTTTTCGTCCGGTTTATCTTGAAGCTGTGCCGGAAGAATTTATCGATCGTGTTGCTGTTTCTGCTGATGCCGGCGGGAATTTTTCAGTGGATGTGTTTCCTGTTAACCTGAAAAAGAAACAAACTTTAAGAGCTGAGATTTTTGACGCTAATGGAAAATCAGTACAAACATCTCAGGAACAGGCCGGTGGTAAAGATTCGCTTGTGACAATAAGTTGTAAAGTTGATAATCCGCTTTTATGGACATCAGAAACGCCAAATTTATATTCTGTAAAAGTTTCGTTGGTTGATGGTTCAAAAATTAAATACGAACTCACAGAAAAATTTGGTTTTCGCACCGTTGAAATTCGGGAAAGCGATGGCGTTTATGTGAATGGTACAAAGGTAAAATTCAAAGGAATAAACCGCCATGTTTTCTGGCCCGAAACCGGACGTTGTGTAAATCCTTCCATCGATTTACTGGATGTTCAGCTTATGAAAGAAATGAATATGAATGCGGTTCGTTGTGCTCATTACCCACCCAATAAATCATTTTTGGAATACTGCGATTCGCTTGGTTTGTATGTTTTGGATGAACTGGCGGGCTGGCAAAATGCGTATGATACTGAAGTGGGCAGCAAACTGGTTCGCGAAATGGTTATACGCGATGTAAATCATCCTTCAATTGTTTTTTGGAGCAACGGGAATGAAGGGGGAACCAACAAAGAACTGGACGACGATTTTGCTATTTATGATCCCTCAGACCGGCCGGTAATTCATGCTCATCATCGCCCGGGGAATGATTATAACGGGATTGATTGTAACCACTATGAGAACTACTATAGTTCAAAAAAGCTTTTGGAAGGGCCGCTGATTTACATGCCCACCGAGTTTCTGCATGGACAGGACGATGGTGGAATGGCTGCCGGATTGGGCGACTTTTGGGAACTGTTTTGGAATTCAGAACTCTCGGCAGGCGGCTTTTTGTGGGTGTTTTCCGATGAAGGTTTGGTTCGTACAGATTTAAATGGTTTTGTGGATGTGAACCGGGTAAACGCACCTGATGGAGTTGTGGGGCCACATCGCGAAAAAGAAGCCAGTTTTTATGCGATGCGTGAAATTTTTAGTCCGGTAAAAGTCGAACTTGAAAAACTTTCTAAAGATTTTGATGGTGTAATTACTGTTGAAAACCGTTTTCATTTTACCAATTTAAAAGATTGTAATTTCGAGTGGCAACTGGTAAATTTTAATACTCCACATAACAGAGGGGCCGGACATCAAATAATGAAATCCGGGCAAATTGAAAGTCCTGACATTGAGCCTGAGAAAAAAGGCAATCTGCAATTGCAACTTCCTGCAGATATTAACAATTACGATGCATTGTATTTAAATGCTTTAGATCCTTTTGGAAAAGAAATATTTTCCTGGAGCTGGAAAATTAACGGCAATACAAAACCGGTTGAACAGTTGGTGGTAACTGATTTGTCGGCAGAAGAAAAACAACGCCGCGATGAACTAAGAGCTGCCGGAATTGAAGAAGACAATATTTTGCCAATTGAACAGCAAAAAGGCGATGTTTCAGAAGAATCATCACAGGTTGAATTTCATGAAAACGATGATGTGATAGTGTTAAAAGCATCCGGAATTTCAGTGGCTTTTAGCAAAAAAGATGGTACCATCCAAGGTGTGGGAAATGACATGGGATTACCCATTCCGTTTAATAACGGACCGGTTTTGGTTAGTGGTGAAGCGCAGTTAACAGGTATAAAACATTTTCCCTCAACCAAATCGCATGTGGTTGAAATGAGCTATGCAGGCGATTTAAAAAAAGTAACCTGGACAATGTATCAAAGTGGCTGGCTGGAAATGAATTATGAATACCAGGTGGAAGGCGAACAATATTTTACAGGTATTAGCTTTAATTTCCCGGAATCGGATATAATAGGGGCAAAATGGCTGGGAAATGGCCCGCGACATGTTTGGAAAAACCGTTTGCAGGGAGGAAAACTTGACGTATATGAACGGTTTTACAACAATGAACTTCCGGCCGACAACTCGTGGCAGTACCCTGAATTTAAAGGTTATTTCTCCGATGTCTCATGGATTGAATTTAATACCGATTATGGGAGATTTACAGTCTTTGCCAACGAAGAAGATTTGTTTGTTCGTTTGTTCAGTTTTTACGGAATATCAGGACCGGAAAACTATCCTGTACAACCTGTTGGCGACCTATCATTTCTCGACGGAATTCCGCCGATAGGAACGAAACTGGCTATGGGAATCAGCAACGACACCTGGAACCTGGGGCCTGGCGGTGAATTAAACAATATGGAAAAACCGGTGAAAAGAACTTTATTTTTTTATTTTGGTTTGTTGAATTAA
- a CDS encoding glycoside hydrolase family 43 protein, with the protein MSKNSVLIVVGILFFIYQPAAGQFGLNPPEKVKLHDMHWRDNCILADKASGYYYMVGPGGKSVLSYQSKDLINWENPTKIFTIPEGFWDGKPINSIWAPELHFYKGKYYLFLTIDTRDMFEEQWPNWRPRVTRGSQILVSDSPTGPFKAFQDHSTLPVDMMTLDATLWEEDGVPYIVYAHEWVQISNGTIEYMQLKDDLSETIGEPQLLFRGSDGPWATISETEGCFVTDGPYLKINKTGKLMMVWTSFGKGGYTMGVAFSESGKLAGPWIQQEEPVYDKDGGHGMLFETFDGKLMCVLHSPNNRDSRPHIFEMEDTGEKLLIKREL; encoded by the coding sequence ATGAGTAAAAATTCTGTTTTAATTGTTGTTGGAATACTATTTTTTATTTATCAACCTGCTGCGGGACAGTTTGGTCTAAATCCGCCTGAAAAAGTAAAACTTCACGATATGCACTGGCGGGATAACTGCATCCTCGCCGACAAAGCATCCGGCTATTATTATATGGTCGGGCCGGGCGGAAAATCTGTTTTGTCGTACCAAAGTAAAGATTTAATCAACTGGGAAAACCCAACAAAAATATTTACTATTCCTGAAGGATTTTGGGATGGCAAACCTATAAACAGCATTTGGGCGCCTGAACTGCATTTTTATAAAGGAAAATACTATCTGTTTCTAACTATTGATACCCGCGATATGTTTGAGGAACAATGGCCCAACTGGCGGCCACGTGTAACAAGGGGATCTCAAATTCTGGTCAGTGATTCTCCAACAGGTCCGTTTAAAGCCTTTCAGGATCATTCTACACTTCCGGTCGATATGATGACTCTTGATGCAACCTTGTGGGAAGAAGATGGCGTACCTTACATTGTGTATGCTCACGAATGGGTTCAGATTTCAAACGGAACAATTGAATACATGCAACTCAAAGACGATCTTTCAGAAACCATTGGTGAACCACAGTTGCTCTTTCGCGGAAGTGACGGCCCCTGGGCAACAATTTCGGAAACAGAAGGATGTTTTGTTACCGATGGCCCGTACCTGAAAATAAACAAAACCGGAAAACTAATGATGGTTTGGACCAGTTTTGGTAAAGGCGGTTATACCATGGGAGTTGCTTTTTCCGAGTCCGGAAAGCTGGCAGGCCCCTGGATTCAACAGGAAGAACCGGTTTACGACAAAGATGGCGGTCATGGGATGCTGTTTGAAACGTTCGACGGAAAATTAATGTGCGTGCTTCATTCTCCAAATAACAGAGATTCGCGGCCACATATTTTTGAAATGGAAGATACAGGCGAAAAGCTTTTGATTAAAAGAGAGTTGTAG